Proteins from one Streptomyces roseifaciens genomic window:
- a CDS encoding radical SAM protein: MSRSSGSESGTESGPESGPESGPEVIVWDTTYACPLRCSHCYSESGRRPSRQLSPPDMLRVADALVPLGPRVVALSGGEPLIVQGVFEVAARLRDAGVRMSVNTSGWVMNRALAGRLADHFDEVVVSLDGATPEVHDRIRGRAGSFDRVMAALALLDEVAEERLATGRKRLVFGIDCVVIRSNFGQLEDFAADIAHRFPRLRTLAFNSAVPEGLASRREFCRRELLDDAQVARLTSAEQLARLRELAPASVSVFTTDNFNLAMTPERVARRVDTPVMQVEPDGRVRGIPVYEGTVGSLLEEPAALLWERTLDRLKDPFVVETLSSVHSMQTWAEAVRRMDLRFGSPEDLARIRRRSVRTNPPEFTAVAQ, translated from the coding sequence ATGAGTCGTTCCTCCGGTTCCGAGTCCGGTACCGAGTCCGGTCCTGAGTCCGGCCCCGAGTCCGGTCCCGAAGTGATCGTCTGGGACACCACCTACGCCTGCCCCCTGCGCTGCTCGCACTGCTACTCGGAGTCGGGCCGCCGCCCGTCCCGGCAGCTGAGCCCGCCGGACATGCTCCGGGTCGCCGACGCCCTCGTCCCGCTCGGGCCGCGGGTCGTCGCCCTGTCCGGCGGCGAACCACTCATCGTCCAGGGCGTCTTCGAGGTGGCGGCGCGGCTGCGCGACGCAGGCGTGAGGATGTCCGTCAACACCAGCGGCTGGGTGATGAACCGGGCGCTCGCCGGGCGCCTCGCCGACCACTTCGACGAGGTCGTCGTCAGCCTCGACGGAGCGACGCCCGAGGTCCACGACCGCATCCGGGGCCGGGCCGGCTCCTTCGACCGCGTCATGGCCGCGCTGGCGCTGCTGGACGAGGTGGCGGAGGAGCGCCTGGCGACGGGGCGGAAACGGCTGGTCTTCGGCATCGACTGCGTGGTGATCCGCAGCAATTTCGGTCAGCTGGAGGACTTCGCCGCCGACATCGCCCACCGGTTCCCCCGGCTGCGCACCCTGGCCTTCAATTCGGCCGTCCCCGAAGGGCTCGCCAGCCGCCGGGAATTCTGCCGCCGCGAACTCCTCGACGACGCCCAGGTGGCCCGGCTGACCAGCGCGGAACAGCTGGCCCGGCTGCGCGAGCTCGCCCCCGCTTCGGTGTCGGTCTTCACCACGGACAACTTCAACCTCGCCATGACCCCCGAGCGGGTGGCGCGCCGCGTCGACACCCCGGTGATGCAGGTGGAGCCGGACGGCAGGGTGCGCGGGATCCCGGTCTACGAAGGGACGGTCGGCAGCCTCCTCGAAGAGCCCGCGGCGCTGCTGTGGGAGCGCACGCTGGACCGGCTGAAGGATCCCTTCGTCGTGGAGACCCTCTCCTCGGTGCACTCCATGCAGACCTGGGCGGAGGCCGTCCGGCGGATGGACCTCCGCTTCGGTTCCCCGGAGGACCTGGCGCGGATCCGCCGGCGCTCGGTCCGTACGAATCCCCCGGAATTCACCGCCGTTGCGCAATAG
- a CDS encoding sensor histidine kinase, with the protein MTIAIRYSTTLLIRAFGWNLRPRPYALLLPADYGLQVLSQTCDLTVSILLVRLLALLPDGSFLFPYERRILRALWGLLALPLLLPLTGMSQLAVHYVVFYYPEAWMPGLGAVLLVVRCLRAHGAGRPDVAALLPFAVPGAALLLFRAASRLFRSWQGEQGVLYFVGAVLGALPYVSVSLVIVYAAFRHRLLGVDLVLRRSAVYGSLWLIINSWYLGMALTLGLTAGQYFPVGLSLLVAVVATALFQPLRARLNALAERRVFGKRLSRFELLVQFGTTLEHAYDLDRLAPQLANGLREGLNLQWVAVRLGGDGLPVSAAEAGERPPGTAPLGEFPLLYGEDVLGLIEYGPKAEGRCTPEDHDIGETLARSAALAVHNMRLAAELCARVEEVQRQAAELDASRARIVHAQDTERRRIERRLHDGIQQELVALVAKLALARNRLHRGGDIDAALTEVQDDAYRVIDGLRELAHGIHPPILTDQGLVAAVTSCARRMPLPVTVHSEESLGGVRFALDVEESAFYLVSEALTNVLKHAGATHVTIRIARSGGRLLVEVRDDGAGFPTETTRGSGLTGMRDRIEAVGGELTITSGTGTGTTIRARLVERVREETRA; encoded by the coding sequence GTGACCATTGCGATTCGTTACAGCACCACACTTCTGATCCGGGCCTTCGGCTGGAACCTCCGCCCGCGGCCCTACGCCCTCCTCCTGCCCGCGGACTACGGCCTCCAGGTCCTCAGCCAGACCTGCGACCTGACCGTCAGCATCCTCCTCGTCCGGCTGCTCGCCCTGCTGCCCGACGGCTCCTTCCTCTTCCCCTACGAGCGCCGGATCCTGCGCGCCCTGTGGGGTCTGCTGGCCCTGCCCCTCCTGCTGCCCCTGACCGGGATGTCGCAGCTCGCCGTCCACTACGTCGTCTTCTACTACCCCGAGGCCTGGATGCCGGGCCTGGGCGCCGTCCTCCTCGTCGTGCGCTGCCTGCGCGCCCACGGCGCCGGCCGCCCGGACGTCGCCGCCCTGCTGCCCTTCGCCGTGCCCGGCGCGGCACTCCTGCTGTTCCGGGCCGCTTCCCGGCTCTTCCGCTCCTGGCAGGGCGAGCAGGGCGTGCTCTACTTCGTCGGCGCCGTCCTCGGCGCGCTGCCCTACGTGTCCGTGTCCCTCGTCATCGTCTACGCCGCCTTCCGCCACCGCCTCCTCGGCGTCGACCTCGTGCTCCGCCGCTCGGCCGTCTACGGATCCCTGTGGCTCATCATCAACAGCTGGTACCTCGGCATGGCCCTCACCCTCGGGCTCACCGCGGGCCAGTACTTCCCCGTCGGCCTGTCCCTGCTCGTCGCCGTCGTCGCCACGGCCCTCTTCCAGCCCCTGCGCGCCCGCCTCAACGCCCTCGCCGAGCGCCGCGTCTTCGGCAAGCGCCTCAGCCGGTTCGAGCTCCTCGTCCAGTTCGGCACCACCCTGGAGCATGCCTACGACCTCGACCGGCTCGCACCGCAGCTCGCCAACGGCCTGCGCGAGGGCCTGAACCTGCAGTGGGTCGCCGTCCGGCTCGGCGGCGACGGACTGCCCGTGTCCGCGGCCGAGGCCGGGGAACGGCCCCCAGGCACCGCGCCCCTCGGGGAGTTCCCCCTCCTGTACGGCGAGGACGTCCTGGGCCTCATCGAATACGGCCCCAAGGCCGAAGGCCGCTGCACCCCCGAGGACCACGACATCGGCGAGACCCTCGCCCGCTCCGCCGCCCTGGCCGTGCACAACATGCGCCTCGCCGCCGAGCTGTGCGCCCGCGTCGAGGAGGTGCAGCGGCAGGCCGCCGAGCTCGACGCCTCACGCGCCCGCATCGTCCATGCCCAGGACACCGAGCGCCGCCGCATCGAACGCCGGCTCCACGACGGCATCCAGCAGGAACTCGTCGCCCTCGTCGCCAAACTGGCCCTCGCCCGCAACCGCCTGCACCGCGGCGGCGACATCGACGCCGCCCTGACCGAGGTGCAGGACGACGCCTACCGCGTCATCGACGGGCTGCGCGAACTCGCCCACGGCATCCACCCGCCGATCCTCACCGACCAGGGCCTCGTGGCCGCCGTGACCTCCTGCGCCCGCCGGATGCCCCTCCCCGTCACCGTCCACAGCGAGGAGTCGCTGGGCGGGGTGCGCTTCGCCCTCGACGTCGAGGAGTCCGCCTTCTACCTGGTCTCCGAGGCGCTCACCAACGTGCTCAAGCACGCCGGAGCCACCCACGTCACCATCCGCATCGCCCGCAGCGGCGGCCGGCTCCTGGTGGAGGTCCGCGACGACGGCGCCGGATTCCCCACCGAGACCACCCGCGGATCCGGGCTCACCGGCATGCGCGACCGCATCGAGGCCGTGGGCGGCGAGCTCACGATCACCAGCGGCACCGGTACGGGCACCACCATCCGTGCGCGGCTCGTGGAGCGAGTGAGGGAGGAGACCCGTGCCTGA
- a CDS encoding response regulator has protein sequence MPDPLRVVIAEDHYLVREGTRRLLEDTGQADVVAAVGTAVELLDAVERFRPDVVIADIRMPPGHHTEGITAAHAIRAGHPGIGVVVLSQHANENYAFDLFRCGTDGLAYLLKERIGEVDELLRALREVVAGRSVVDPRIVEVLMGSHARTADAPLSRLTRRELDVLRHMAEGKTNRAIAESLRLSESTIEKHVNSTFAKLGLAEIPQLHRRVSAVLAYLRHAPHGPHGSHGSHAPHN, from the coding sequence GTGCCTGACCCCCTGCGCGTCGTCATCGCCGAGGACCACTACCTGGTGCGCGAAGGCACCCGGCGGCTGCTGGAGGACACCGGACAGGCCGACGTCGTCGCCGCGGTCGGCACGGCCGTCGAGCTCCTCGACGCCGTCGAGCGCTTCCGCCCCGACGTCGTCATCGCCGACATCCGCATGCCGCCCGGCCACCACACCGAGGGCATCACCGCCGCGCACGCCATCCGCGCGGGCCACCCCGGCATCGGCGTCGTCGTGCTCTCCCAGCACGCCAACGAGAACTACGCCTTCGACCTCTTCCGCTGCGGCACCGACGGCCTCGCCTACCTCCTCAAGGAGCGCATCGGCGAGGTCGACGAACTGCTGCGCGCCCTGCGCGAGGTGGTCGCCGGGCGCTCCGTGGTCGACCCCCGCATCGTGGAGGTGCTGATGGGCAGCCACGCCCGCACCGCCGACGCACCGCTGTCGAGGCTCACCCGCAGGGAGCTCGACGTCCTGCGGCACATGGCGGAGGGCAAGACCAACCGGGCGATCGCCGAGTCGCTGCGGCTGTCGGAGTCGACCATCGAGAAGCACGTCAACTCCACCTTCGCCAAGCTGGGCCTCGCCGAAATACCGCAACTGCACCGGCGCGTCAGCGCCGTCCTGGCCTATCTCCGGCACGCGCCGCACGGGCCGCACGGATCGCATGGATCGCACGCGCCGCACAACTGA
- a CDS encoding M4 family metallopeptidase has product MSGLQAGSASARSAGDPATGTGCSSYGTVTLDTTRNTTTGLYELDDPRRGNHRTYDMKGATSGNGTLFTDADNVWCEGGRQSAGVDAHYVQAVVWDYYLGTHGRKGVHGDGRGTCSRVHYGNNYANAFWDSGSGCMTYGDGAGNGRTVITIETGAHEMTHGVTAATANLTYSGESGGLNEATSTIFAAAAEFFANNPADPGDYLTGERTDVSGTTATGWMDKPSKDGRSKDYWYPGIGGIDVHYSSGPANHFFYLLAEGSGPKVVNGVPYDSPTYDGKPVKGIGRSAAERIWYRALTTRMTSNTDYAAARGATLRAAADLHGASSNEYATVAAAWAAVNVK; this is encoded by the coding sequence GTGTCCGGACTGCAGGCCGGCTCCGCGAGCGCCCGCTCCGCCGGCGACCCGGCCACCGGCACCGGCTGCAGCAGCTACGGCACCGTCACGCTCGACACCACCCGCAACACCACCACGGGCCTGTACGAGCTCGACGACCCCAGGCGCGGCAACCACAGGACGTACGACATGAAGGGCGCGACCAGCGGCAACGGCACGCTGTTCACCGACGCCGACAACGTCTGGTGCGAGGGCGGCCGCCAGTCCGCCGGCGTCGACGCCCACTATGTCCAGGCCGTCGTCTGGGACTACTACCTGGGCACGCACGGCCGCAAGGGCGTCCACGGCGACGGCCGCGGCACCTGCAGCCGCGTCCACTACGGGAACAACTACGCCAACGCCTTCTGGGACTCCGGCAGCGGCTGCATGACGTACGGCGACGGCGCCGGGAACGGGCGGACCGTCATCACCATCGAGACCGGCGCGCACGAGATGACCCACGGCGTCACGGCGGCGACCGCCAACCTGACCTACAGCGGCGAGTCCGGCGGCCTCAACGAGGCGACCAGCACCATCTTCGCCGCGGCCGCCGAGTTCTTCGCGAACAACCCGGCGGACCCGGGCGACTACCTCACCGGCGAGCGCACCGACGTCTCCGGGACCACCGCGACCGGCTGGATGGACAAGCCCTCGAAGGACGGCCGGTCCAAGGACTACTGGTACCCGGGCATCGGTGGCATCGACGTCCACTACTCCAGCGGCCCCGCCAACCACTTCTTCTACCTGCTCGCCGAGGGCAGCGGGCCCAAGGTCGTCAACGGCGTCCCCTACGACAGCCCCACCTACGACGGCAAGCCCGTGAAGGGCATCGGCCGGTCCGCCGCCGAGAGGATCTGGTACCGCGCGCTCACCACCCGCATGACCTCGAACACCGACTACGCGGCGGCCCGCGGCGCGACCCTGCGCGCCGCAGCCGATCTCCACGGCGCGAGCAGCAACGAGTACGCGACGGTCGCCGCCGCCTGGGCGGCGGTCAACGTCAAGTAG
- a CDS encoding nuclease-related domain-containing DEAD/DEAH box helicase has translation MGAGGSAWKRAQEARRYERELREQLRAAQWEVRNWEAASEGERKVAAKLQVLTRRGWRLLLDRRWPGTRSANVDMLLVGPGGVFVIDVKNWRHAPEAADGHLTAGGRTYDREVEKLLKVTRLAENAVSARNLSPVAVQPLMVFAGRSVNARLGTVRLLGERDVTPALVAERLRLRPSEVKTVADHLEQVFRDYEDTSARTGPAAPAVSAAPSAAGPGDAPFDDALFDAEGIRNAAVEAARSAPIEQWMTFLHPDQLALVRRNWSGPARVSGPAGTGKTVVALHRAAYVARRTTGRVLYVTFANNLPRVQSTFLRTMAPAVADRVDFSSLHAWAGQFLRDRDVAGRLDPDKAVDAFSRAWRSHGRGTVLETLDPVPRYWQEEIDYVIKGRGITAFEQYATLRRVRRRTNLRRTHREAVWALYEAYERNRTAKGVHDFNDILALALDEALAHPGATPYTSVIVDEVQDLTLVGVRLLHALVGDAANGLLLVGDGQQAVYPGGFRLSDAGIDVRGDRGQVLRKNYRNAKEILDAALAVVADDSFDDIDGTPTAGRRDVDLAYGDGRVTRCTAATRAELDEALLAALHALGPGAWPDSAVLCRTGTEREHYRRLLTRAGIPAITLEQYDGRPVPGVKLGSYHRAKGLEFKHVHLPDHDAPATAGAGDGTDDGVARERRELHRSQLFVAMTRARDTLWLGSVTRP, from the coding sequence ATGGGCGCGGGGGGATCGGCGTGGAAGCGGGCGCAGGAGGCCCGGCGGTACGAACGCGAGCTGCGCGAGCAACTCAGGGCGGCCCAGTGGGAGGTCCGCAACTGGGAAGCCGCGAGCGAGGGTGAACGCAAGGTCGCCGCGAAGCTGCAGGTCCTCACCCGGCGCGGGTGGCGCCTGCTGCTCGACCGGCGCTGGCCCGGCACCCGCTCGGCCAACGTCGACATGCTGCTCGTCGGCCCCGGGGGCGTCTTCGTCATCGACGTCAAGAACTGGCGACACGCCCCCGAGGCGGCCGACGGACACCTGACGGCCGGCGGGCGCACGTACGACCGCGAGGTCGAGAAGCTGCTCAAGGTGACCCGGCTGGCGGAGAACGCCGTCTCCGCGCGGAACCTGTCACCCGTGGCCGTCCAGCCGCTGATGGTCTTCGCCGGCCGGTCCGTGAACGCCCGGCTCGGCACCGTACGGCTGCTGGGGGAGCGGGACGTGACACCGGCGCTCGTCGCCGAACGGCTGCGGCTGCGCCCGTCCGAGGTGAAGACCGTCGCCGACCACCTGGAGCAGGTGTTCCGCGACTACGAGGACACCTCGGCCCGCACCGGGCCCGCAGCGCCGGCGGTGTCGGCAGCGCCCTCCGCGGCCGGGCCCGGCGACGCGCCCTTCGACGACGCGCTCTTCGACGCGGAGGGGATACGGAACGCGGCCGTGGAAGCCGCCCGCAGCGCCCCGATCGAACAGTGGATGACGTTCCTCCACCCCGACCAGCTCGCCCTCGTCCGCCGCAACTGGTCCGGCCCCGCGCGCGTCAGCGGCCCGGCCGGCACCGGCAAGACCGTCGTCGCCCTGCACCGCGCCGCGTACGTCGCCCGGCGCACGACCGGCCGCGTCCTCTACGTGACCTTCGCCAACAACCTGCCCCGCGTGCAGAGCACCTTCCTCAGGACGATGGCCCCGGCCGTCGCCGACCGGGTCGACTTCAGCAGCCTGCACGCGTGGGCCGGGCAGTTCCTCCGCGACAGGGACGTCGCCGGCCGGCTCGACCCCGACAAGGCCGTGGACGCCTTCAGCCGGGCCTGGCGGAGCCACGGCCGCGGCACCGTCCTCGAAACCCTCGACCCGGTACCCCGGTACTGGCAGGAGGAGATCGACTACGTCATCAAGGGCCGGGGGATCACGGCCTTCGAGCAGTACGCGACGCTGCGGCGCGTACGCCGCCGCACCAACCTGCGCCGGACCCACCGCGAGGCCGTGTGGGCGCTGTACGAGGCGTACGAGCGCAACCGCACCGCCAAGGGCGTGCACGACTTCAACGACATCCTCGCCCTCGCGCTCGACGAGGCCCTCGCGCACCCCGGCGCCACCCCGTACACCTCGGTCATCGTCGACGAGGTGCAGGACCTCACCCTCGTCGGCGTACGCCTCCTGCACGCGCTCGTCGGTGACGCGGCCAACGGCCTGCTGCTCGTCGGGGACGGGCAGCAGGCCGTCTACCCGGGCGGGTTCCGCCTCTCCGACGCGGGCATCGACGTGCGCGGCGACCGCGGGCAGGTGCTGCGCAAGAACTACCGCAACGCCAAGGAGATCCTCGACGCCGCGCTCGCCGTCGTCGCCGACGACTCCTTCGACGACATCGACGGCACCCCCACGGCCGGGCGCCGCGACGTCGACCTGGCCTACGGCGACGGCCGGGTCACCAGGTGCACCGCGGCGACCCGGGCCGAGCTCGACGAGGCCCTCCTCGCCGCCCTGCACGCCCTCGGCCCCGGGGCCTGGCCCGACTCGGCGGTGCTCTGCCGCACCGGAACCGAGCGGGAGCACTACCGGCGGCTGCTCACCCGGGCCGGCATACCTGCGATCACCCTGGAGCAGTACGACGGCCGCCCGGTGCCCGGCGTGAAGCTGGGCAGCTACCACCGGGCCAAGGGGCTGGAGTTCAAGCACGTGCACCTGCCCGACCACGACGCCCCGGCCACGGCCGGGGCGGGCGACGGCACCGACGACGGCGTCGCCCGCGAGCGCCGCGAACTCCACCGCAGCCAGCTCTTCGTCGCGATGACGAGGGCGCGGGACACGCTGTGGCTGGGCTCGGTGACGCGGCCCTGA
- the dhaK gene encoding dihydroxyacetone kinase subunit DhaK: protein MKMLINVPESVVPDALRGMAAAHPELSVDVERRIVVRRDAPVAGKVALVSGGGSGHEPLHGGFVGAGMLDAACPGEVFTSPVPDQMVRAAAAVDSGKGVLFIVKNYTGDVLNFNMAAELAEDEGIQVASVLVNDDVAVTDSLYTAGRRGTGATLFVEKIAGAAAEEGASLEQVEAIARRVNEASRSFGVALASCTTPAKGSPTFDLPAGELELGVGIHGEPGRERRAMMTSGEIADFAVDAVLADLQPTGPVLALVNGAGGTPLLELYGFTAEVHRVLRERDVPVARTLVGNYVTSLDMAGASVTLCQVDEELLRLWDAPVQTPGLRWGR from the coding sequence GTGAAAATGTTGATCAACGTCCCCGAGTCCGTCGTCCCCGATGCCCTCCGCGGTATGGCCGCCGCGCATCCCGAGCTCAGTGTCGATGTCGAGCGGCGCATCGTCGTGCGACGGGACGCGCCCGTGGCCGGGAAGGTGGCGCTCGTGTCCGGGGGCGGGTCCGGGCACGAGCCGTTGCACGGGGGGTTCGTGGGGGCCGGGATGCTGGATGCTGCTTGTCCCGGGGAGGTGTTCACCTCGCCGGTGCCCGATCAGATGGTGCGGGCCGCCGCTGCCGTGGACAGCGGCAAGGGTGTGTTGTTCATCGTGAAGAACTACACGGGTGACGTCCTCAACTTCAACATGGCCGCGGAGCTGGCCGAGGACGAGGGCATCCAGGTGGCGAGCGTGCTCGTCAACGACGATGTCGCCGTCACCGACAGCCTGTACACCGCCGGGCGGCGCGGTACCGGTGCCACGCTCTTCGTGGAGAAGATCGCCGGTGCGGCCGCCGAGGAGGGTGCGTCGCTGGAGCAGGTGGAGGCGATCGCGCGGCGGGTGAACGAGGCGTCGCGCAGTTTCGGGGTGGCCCTGGCCTCGTGCACCACTCCCGCCAAGGGCAGTCCCACCTTCGACCTGCCCGCCGGTGAGCTGGAGCTCGGCGTGGGGATCCACGGCGAGCCGGGGCGGGAGCGGCGGGCGATGATGACGTCGGGCGAGATCGCGGACTTCGCCGTGGACGCCGTACTGGCCGACCTGCAGCCGACCGGCCCGGTGCTGGCGCTGGTGAACGGGGCCGGAGGAACGCCGCTGCTGGAGCTGTACGGCTTCACCGCCGAGGTGCACCGCGTGCTGCGCGAGCGCGACGTGCCGGTGGCGCGGACGCTCGTCGGCAACTACGTCACCTCGCTCGACATGGCCGGGGCGTCGGTGACGCTCTGCCAGGTGGACGAGGAGCTGCTGCGGCTGTGGGACGCGCCCGTGCAGACGCCCGGGCTGCGCTGGGGGCGCTGA
- a CDS encoding nucleotidyl transferase AbiEii/AbiGii toxin family protein — protein sequence MTTTPWERFRYGPWDAEVVVPQLPPDEGTRAERDLPPTLRPVPGEGVVQHPVYDPAANHHALGMRLSEPEFTDPGAGGAWYTARRRALDLTLAAVAGSSWAEHLVLRGSVLLKAWFGDAAREPGDLDFVVVPGTWQLGDARTDTMLEEIARAAEERSREAGSPVRIDAAGAVSDEIWTYDRVPGRRLVLPWTAVADGVPPGTVQLDFVFNETLPAPPVRTEVLPGVPMPAASPELSLVWKLLWLVTDMHPEAKDLYDAVLLAEHVRVPYPLLERVLAEAGEPAGLGDILYHATEADWDEFAKDHAALAEDGEGWLTRLIVALAPGFHPEEDGTYAQLAAAFDLTTDILRGEHEAGGMAAVEEWLAARSLHCIQALVAVRELLGREEHTLDEAAEVLASFRETRNDRPSHPYRNGWRGDAFRTAARLGAACA from the coding sequence ATGACGACGACACCGTGGGAGCGTTTCCGGTACGGACCGTGGGACGCCGAAGTGGTCGTCCCCCAGCTGCCGCCGGACGAGGGGACCCGGGCGGAGCGGGACCTTCCCCCGACGCTCCGCCCGGTCCCGGGCGAAGGGGTGGTCCAGCATCCGGTGTACGACCCGGCGGCCAACCACCACGCCCTGGGCATGCGGCTGAGCGAGCCCGAGTTCACCGACCCGGGAGCGGGCGGCGCCTGGTACACCGCCCGGCGCCGCGCCCTCGACCTCACCCTCGCGGCGGTCGCGGGCTCCTCGTGGGCGGAGCACCTGGTGCTGCGCGGGAGCGTGCTGCTCAAGGCGTGGTTCGGGGACGCCGCCCGGGAGCCCGGAGACCTGGACTTCGTCGTCGTGCCCGGCACCTGGCAGCTCGGCGACGCCCGCACCGACACGATGCTGGAGGAGATCGCCCGGGCCGCCGAGGAGCGCTCGCGGGAGGCCGGGAGCCCGGTGCGGATCGACGCGGCGGGCGCGGTGAGCGACGAGATCTGGACGTACGACCGGGTGCCGGGCCGCCGCCTCGTCCTGCCCTGGACGGCCGTCGCGGACGGTGTGCCGCCCGGCACGGTCCAGCTCGACTTCGTCTTCAACGAGACCCTGCCCGCCCCGCCCGTACGGACCGAGGTGCTCCCCGGGGTGCCTATGCCGGCGGCGAGCCCGGAGCTCTCGCTCGTATGGAAGCTCCTGTGGCTGGTGACGGACATGCACCCCGAGGCCAAGGACCTCTACGACGCCGTGCTGCTCGCGGAGCACGTCCGTGTCCCGTACCCGCTCCTGGAGCGGGTGCTGGCGGAGGCGGGCGAGCCCGCCGGCCTCGGCGACATCCTCTACCACGCGACCGAGGCCGACTGGGACGAGTTCGCCAAGGACCACGCGGCCCTCGCCGAGGACGGGGAGGGCTGGCTGACGCGCCTGATCGTCGCCCTCGCCCCGGGGTTCCACCCGGAGGAGGACGGCACCTACGCGCAGCTGGCCGCGGCCTTCGACCTCACCACGGACATCCTCCGGGGCGAGCACGAGGCGGGCGGCATGGCGGCCGTCGAGGAGTGGCTCGCCGCGCGCTCGCTGCACTGCATCCAGGCGCTCGTCGCCGTCCGTGAACTCCTCGGCCGCGAGGAGCACACCCTCGACGAGGCCGCGGAGGTGCTGGCGTCCTTCCGGGAGACGCGCAACGACCGTCCGAGCCACCCGTACCGGAACGGCTGGCGCGGCGACGCCTTCCGGACCGCCGCCCGTCTGGGGGCCGCCTGCGCCTGA
- a CDS encoding DUF5994 family protein, with the protein MLSEAPTGVGWEDREHFVHRLPSRCRSRRAIVPGSRRRARGQVGIMTVTIDRTAADERAPSPPARLSPTPGTTPVLLDGAWWPRSRGLSRELPAPAVDDAVDAQDSVERWETDGGTAPSPAGSPVGASLSARGM; encoded by the coding sequence ATGCTCTCGGAAGCGCCGACCGGAGTAGGGTGGGAAGACCGGGAGCACTTCGTACACCGGCTTCCAAGCAGGTGTCGTTCCCGGCGAGCCATCGTGCCGGGCAGTCGACGACGAGCCCGGGGGCAGGTCGGCATCATGACCGTGACCATCGACCGTACGGCCGCTGACGAGCGTGCCCCTTCGCCACCCGCCCGCCTGTCCCCGACACCGGGAACGACGCCGGTCCTGCTGGACGGCGCCTGGTGGCCCCGCTCGCGCGGCCTCTCCCGCGAACTCCCCGCACCAGCGGTGGACGACGCGGTGGATGCACAGGACAGCGTAGAGAGGTGGGAGACGGACGGCGGGACCGCGCCGTCACCGGCCGGAAGCCCGGTCGGAGCCTCCCTCTCCGCCCGAGGGATGTGA
- a CDS encoding DUF5994 family protein, producing MADPDTPRLHRLLPDAIHQAVKPGTALLRLETTQERGGILDGAWWPRSRDIGAELPGLITALTEHLGPITRVGLDTSAWEELPARLTVDDQVVHLDSFPVGDDTVLITRGDNDHFALLVVPPEATPDAAQAAMARAVRADNVTQAEQILIDTGSTPQT from the coding sequence ATGGCCGATCCCGACACCCCACGCCTTCACAGGCTGCTGCCGGACGCAATTCACCAAGCCGTGAAACCCGGGACGGCGCTCCTGCGCCTGGAGACCACGCAGGAGCGCGGAGGAATCCTGGACGGCGCGTGGTGGCCGCGCTCCCGCGACATCGGCGCCGAGCTTCCCGGCCTGATCACCGCCCTCACCGAGCACCTCGGCCCCATCACGCGCGTCGGTCTGGACACGAGCGCCTGGGAGGAGCTCCCCGCACGGCTGACCGTCGACGACCAGGTCGTCCACCTCGATTCCTTTCCCGTCGGTGACGACACGGTCCTCATCACCCGGGGCGACAACGATCACTTCGCCCTGCTGGTGGTCCCGCCCGAAGCGACACCCGACGCGGCACAGGCCGCCATGGCCAGAGCCGTACGGGCCGACAACGTCACCCAAGCCGAGCAGATCCTCATCGACACCGGCAGCACCCCGCAGACCTGA
- a CDS encoding STAS domain-containing protein — translation MSASHWHSPPSGGPRDRVLVVRGRLDLSGVPRLRERLLHVSHRPGSRLVLDLSGVTSCDALGLGLLVATARCARYSGGDLCLVAPCPAVARALKASGLSRILPVFPGFDGQPGAGTDGRPDLRLGGHGQESGRISGVRATRPPSP, via the coding sequence GTGTCCGCTTCGCACTGGCACTCCCCGCCCTCCGGCGGCCCACGGGACCGCGTGCTCGTGGTCCGTGGAAGGCTGGACCTCTCCGGGGTCCCGAGGCTGCGCGAGCGCCTCCTGCACGTGTCCCACAGGCCCGGAAGCCGGCTGGTCCTCGACCTGTCCGGCGTCACCTCCTGTGATGCCCTGGGCCTCGGGCTGCTCGTCGCCACCGCCCGCTGCGCCCGGTACTCCGGCGGCGACCTCTGCCTCGTCGCACCGTGCCCCGCCGTCGCCCGGGCGCTGAAGGCCAGCGGGCTGAGCAGGATCCTCCCGGTCTTTCCCGGCTTCGACGGGCAGCCCGGCGCCGGGACGGACGGCCGCCCCGACCTGCGCCTGGGCGGTCACGGGCAGGAGAGCGGCCGCATCAGCGGCGTTCGCGCCACCAGGCCACCGTCGCCTTGA